One Yersinia kristensenii DNA segment encodes these proteins:
- a CDS encoding super-infection exclusion protein B — MVTVVIWSVILIFVPDNFRDLINAKIGIPYALQICSFAVAFTITLILKYIFQIALALLPDVCDRHRASGKAKKINRVIDQLTDEERYLLSFCLAHSNRQVIKKINNHVARSLVSKGILFPPAFIPKGNSEIIFTVSLDYWPYLQKRWDILAQKLK; from the coding sequence ATGGTCACAGTTGTTATCTGGTCGGTAATATTGATTTTCGTCCCTGATAATTTCAGGGATTTAATCAATGCTAAAATCGGTATACCGTATGCTCTCCAAATTTGCAGTTTTGCTGTTGCATTCACCATCACGTTAATCCTGAAATACATATTCCAGATTGCTTTAGCGTTACTTCCTGATGTTTGTGACAGACACCGAGCTTCAGGAAAGGCAAAAAAGATTAACCGCGTTATTGATCAGCTCACTGATGAAGAGCGATACCTTCTTTCTTTTTGCCTTGCTCATTCCAACCGTCAGGTCATTAAAAAAATTAATAATCATGTAGCCAGAAGCCTTGTCAGCAAAGGCATATTGTTTCCTCCTGCCTTCATCCCCAAGGGGAATTCAGAGATTATCTTTACTGTTTCTCTTGATTACTGGCCATATCTCCAAAAAAGATGGGATATTTTGGCTCAAAAACTGAAATAA